One stretch of Pseudomonas fragi DNA includes these proteins:
- a CDS encoding recombinase family protein, with translation MNAHLYLRASTKDQDANRAKVALELFAVEKGLNIVGVYAENISGTKLNRPELLALLDTAKEGDVLLVESVDRLSRLSQADWDTLKATIRAKGLRLVVADLPTSHMLIEAKGITGQIMDVINNMLIDLMATMARLDQEKRVERIKQGLENKKAADPDWKPAGKGRNAAKWSEVQALIRKHPTMSADQIAKLADCGVATVYRIKRETAPA, from the coding sequence ATGAACGCCCACTTGTACCTCCGAGCATCGACCAAAGACCAAGACGCCAACCGTGCAAAAGTTGCCTTGGAGTTGTTCGCCGTCGAGAAGGGTTTGAACATCGTTGGCGTGTATGCGGAGAACATCAGTGGCACCAAGCTCAATCGTCCTGAGCTGCTTGCACTGCTCGATACTGCCAAAGAGGGTGACGTGCTATTGGTTGAGTCTGTAGATCGTCTGAGTCGCCTCTCACAAGCTGACTGGGACACGCTCAAGGCCACTATCAGGGCGAAGGGGTTGCGTCTGGTTGTAGCTGACCTGCCAACTAGTCACATGCTCATTGAGGCGAAGGGAATCACCGGTCAAATCATGGACGTGATCAACAACATGCTGATCGACCTCATGGCAACCATGGCACGGCTGGATCAAGAGAAGCGTGTGGAACGCATCAAGCAAGGTCTGGAAAACAAGAAGGCTGCTGATCCTGATTGGAAGCCAGCAGGCAAGGGGAGGAATGCTGCCAAATGGTCGGAGGTACAGGCGCTGATTCGGAAGCATCCAACAATGTCAGCTGATCAGATTGCCAAACTGGCTGATTGTGGTGTCGCTACTGTCTATCGAATCAAACGAGAAACAGCGCCAGCCTAA
- a CDS encoding helix-turn-helix domain-containing protein — protein MSMTIYRHEHDVLLSLLKKHRKEAGLTQVECSKALERPQSFMSDVETGSRRLDIVQLRDLCKVLGIGLQDLIAEFERLLEKR, from the coding sequence ATGTCCATGACGATCTATCGACATGAGCACGATGTCCTTTTGTCACTGCTCAAGAAGCACAGGAAGGAAGCAGGCTTGACACAGGTCGAGTGCTCAAAGGCTCTGGAGCGTCCGCAATCCTTCATGAGTGACGTTGAAACAGGATCACGACGGTTGGATATCGTCCAGCTTCGTGACTTGTGCAAAGTCTTGGGTATTGGTTTGCAAGACTTGATCGCAGAGTTTGAGAGGTTGCTGGAAAAGCGTTGA
- a CDS encoding tyrosine-type recombinase/integrase: MANIRLLPSGNWNSQVRVKGKSPQSKTFSTKAAAESWASQIEAVTMDHKHHTIYTLGMTYCETMLKGKGSYDHALKIVEHLGRYFTQPIHEITPQMINDFKIMRLKKVKPSTCRTQLAFMSRFYRFAKRGLLINIHNPVSDIALPKPDRSSDKVIRVSELERLLAKLSPTMKLIVELAYETAMRRSEILKLTKDCLHLKERIADVIDGKNGTRSVPLTHRAVEILELAQLWATVERHPHGMIFTVTPHAVSQAVRLARVKAGLDSSVRLHQLRHTRITNVAKKGFNNAQIMIVSGHRDTRSVARYSHLNVRDVLHLID, translated from the coding sequence ATGGCCAACATTCGCTTACTTCCATCAGGCAACTGGAACTCTCAGGTACGAGTCAAAGGCAAATCTCCCCAATCCAAAACCTTCAGCACCAAAGCGGCGGCAGAGTCATGGGCCAGCCAGATTGAAGCCGTGACAATGGATCACAAGCACCACACCATCTATACGTTAGGCATGACCTACTGCGAAACCATGCTCAAGGGAAAAGGCAGCTACGACCACGCACTGAAGATCGTGGAGCATCTGGGGAGGTACTTCACGCAGCCTATTCACGAAATCACGCCGCAGATGATCAATGACTTCAAGATTATGCGATTGAAGAAGGTGAAGCCGTCCACGTGCAGGACGCAGCTTGCATTCATGTCCCGCTTCTACCGATTCGCTAAACGCGGCTTGCTAATCAACATTCACAACCCTGTAAGCGATATCGCACTCCCGAAACCTGACCGGTCTTCTGACAAGGTGATCCGAGTAAGCGAGCTTGAGCGACTGTTGGCGAAACTATCTCCAACCATGAAGCTCATTGTTGAATTGGCATACGAGACTGCCATGAGGCGGTCGGAAATCCTGAAACTGACCAAAGACTGCCTGCACCTCAAAGAACGTATTGCAGATGTGATCGATGGGAAGAACGGTACACGATCAGTTCCCCTCACCCATCGAGCCGTTGAGATTCTTGAACTAGCCCAACTGTGGGCCACCGTGGAACGCCACCCACATGGCATGATCTTCACTGTCACTCCCCACGCTGTATCTCAGGCTGTGCGTCTGGCACGCGTAAAGGCTGGACTTGATAGCAGCGTCAGACTTCACCAACTCAGGCACACCAGAATCACCAATGTGGCGAAGAAAGGATTCAACAACGCACAGATCATGATCGTATCGGGCCACAGGGATACTCGATCCGTCGCACGATACTCCCACCTGAACGTCAGGGACGTACTGCACCTCATCGACTGA
- a CDS encoding AAA family ATPase, protein MLIVFSGLPGTGKTTLARDLASRAGAVYLRVDTIEQAIRNAGVLAKGVGTSGYKVANELALSNLGFGHTVIVDCVNPVAESRKAWADIAQCAEVPLVNIQVICSDRHEHQRRVETRVSDIPGLIPPTWQSVLDHEYEAWVSAPFCIDTARTSQAQAVALIAERFLSGPPLG, encoded by the coding sequence ATGCTTATTGTCTTCAGCGGCCTTCCAGGCACCGGCAAAACCACTCTTGCAAGGGATCTTGCCAGTCGAGCGGGGGCCGTGTACCTGCGGGTCGATACCATCGAGCAGGCGATTCGTAACGCCGGCGTTCTGGCAAAAGGCGTGGGCACGAGCGGTTACAAGGTCGCTAATGAGCTTGCCCTGAGCAATCTTGGTTTCGGTCACACGGTGATCGTTGATTGTGTAAACCCGGTCGCTGAAAGCCGAAAGGCATGGGCCGACATCGCTCAATGCGCTGAGGTGCCCTTGGTCAATATCCAGGTGATCTGTTCTGACAGGCACGAGCATCAGCGCCGTGTGGAAACCAGGGTGAGTGATATACCCGGCTTGATACCGCCCACCTGGCAGTCTGTTCTCGATCATGAGTATGAGGCGTGGGTCAGCGCGCCATTTTGCATAGACACCGCCCGCACCTCTCAGGCGCAGGCCGTGGCGCTGATTGCGGAACGGTTTTTATCTGGGCCGCCCCTGGGCTGA
- a CDS encoding DUF3313 domain-containing protein — MRTSRSLPLLAALSILLTACASKTIPPEDYSGFLSDYSQLTQKQLPSGQAVLSWVSPDLDISHYTGVYIEPSQLYPWVLPTGRGPQATLSAVTGYYDAALKRELGKVMNVVAAPGPGTLIVRPAIVSLSASTQGLRFYEYLPVTLLAAGVSTAAGIRDQDSEISTEIAVIDATDQQVVAQVVRKGTGLTLENDSQVMTLDDFKWVLDGWALDMRREYLSSRH, encoded by the coding sequence ATGCGAACCAGTCGTTCACTGCCGTTGCTGGCTGCCTTGTCCATTTTGCTTACGGCCTGTGCCAGCAAAACCATCCCGCCCGAAGACTATTCGGGTTTTCTGTCCGACTACAGCCAGCTGACGCAAAAGCAGTTGCCGTCCGGGCAGGCCGTGCTGTCCTGGGTAAGTCCTGACCTGGATATCAGCCATTACACCGGTGTCTATATCGAGCCAAGCCAGCTTTACCCGTGGGTGCTACCGACCGGGCGGGGGCCGCAGGCCACGCTGTCAGCTGTGACCGGATATTACGATGCTGCGCTCAAGCGCGAACTGGGCAAGGTCATGAACGTTGTCGCGGCCCCGGGCCCTGGCACGCTGATCGTCAGGCCGGCGATTGTCTCGCTGTCGGCAAGTACCCAGGGCCTGCGGTTTTACGAGTACTTGCCGGTGACCCTGCTCGCCGCAGGGGTAAGCACGGCCGCCGGGATACGCGACCAGGACAGTGAAATCAGTACCGAGATAGCCGTGATCGATGCCACCGATCAACAGGTGGTCGCGCAAGTGGTGCGCAAGGGGACGGGGCTGACCCTGGAAAATGATTCGCAGGTCATGACGCTGGATGACTTCAAGTGGGTGCTCGATGGCTGGGCGCTGGATATGCGCCGCGAATACTTGTCCAGCCGCCATTAA
- the bcsQ gene encoding cellulose biosynthesis protein BcsQ yields MSRTDDISNLFSRFGATSDSYHEFDSQFDYPNTPPAQVKSPLPAQATAPVPVGLPLVAPAQEVLVQPEVQAPLMSSADVATPLRNLLAEVALARQAETQSLQAQLRTPQCKARVVVLVSAKGGVGKTTLAASLASSVRLEGGKTLAIDLDPQNALHHHLGIASGVTGMGSTHWSSHLQQGFNDVQVLPYGVLSDEQHCALEREMSQDRHWLARQLERMALGTHDLVIVDTPSGRSAYLQQALDVADQVLVVTAADAASFIALEHMDRLLGADVARSYVVNRFEPDREFSRDMLQVLKRRLGAQLMAVVVQDHSFGEALAYGHNPLAAPAGSAGGEGVLQLGEQLKTVLQSTRAAGISAP; encoded by the coding sequence ATGAGTCGTACAGACGACATATCGAATTTGTTCAGCAGGTTCGGCGCCACTTCGGACAGCTATCACGAGTTTGACAGTCAGTTCGATTACCCCAATACACCCCCAGCCCAGGTTAAATCCCCGCTGCCTGCTCAAGCCACGGCCCCTGTACCGGTTGGCCTGCCGCTGGTTGCACCCGCTCAGGAGGTGTTGGTGCAACCTGAAGTGCAGGCGCCGCTGATGAGCTCTGCCGACGTTGCAACCCCGCTGCGTAATTTGCTCGCAGAGGTGGCACTGGCCCGTCAGGCCGAGACCCAGTCTTTGCAGGCGCAATTGCGCACACCGCAGTGCAAGGCCCGTGTCGTCGTGCTGGTCTCGGCCAAGGGCGGCGTTGGCAAGACCACGCTGGCCGCCAGCCTGGCCAGCAGCGTGCGCCTGGAGGGCGGCAAGACCCTGGCCATTGACCTTGATCCACAAAATGCCCTGCATCATCACCTCGGGATTGCATCCGGCGTGACCGGCATGGGCAGTACCCACTGGAGCAGCCATCTGCAGCAGGGCTTCAACGACGTGCAAGTGTTGCCCTACGGCGTGTTGAGTGATGAGCAGCACTGTGCCCTGGAGCGCGAAATGAGCCAGGACCGCCACTGGCTGGCCCGGCAACTGGAGCGCATGGCGCTGGGCACGCATGACCTGGTGATTGTCGATACGCCCAGCGGTCGCTCGGCATATCTGCAGCAGGCGCTGGACGTGGCCGATCAGGTACTGGTGGTCACTGCCGCCGATGCGGCCAGTTTTATTGCCCTGGAACATATGGACCGCCTGCTGGGGGCCGACGTTGCGCGCAGTTATGTGGTCAATCGTTTTGAGCCCGACCGTGAGTTTTCCCGCGACATGCTCCAAGTGCTCAAGCGCCGCCTGGGTGCTCAGTTAATGGCAGTGGTTGTACAGGATCATAGCTTTGGCGAGGCCCTGGCGTATGGCCACAACCCGCTTGCAGCGCCAGCCGGGTCTGCAGGCGGGGAAGGGGTTTTGCAGCTTGGCGAGCAACTCAAAACCGTCTTGCAAAGCACCCGTGCGGCGGGGATATCCGCCCCATGA